Genomic window (Corticium candelabrum chromosome 3, ooCorCand1.1, whole genome shotgun sequence):
TTCACCTTCATATACACATCTCTCAGACAACACTAAATCATCACACCTAATCCGGGATATTTCCTCACAAATGCATAACACACTGTTCCATCATCTTCTGATATTCCTCTACCAATCACCATAGAAACGGTCTCCAAATGTTTGTTGATGACCTTCAGGAAGCTCGGCAGTCCTCCACGAGGTGAGTCAGCTTAGTGTAGCAAAAAGTTGCAatgttaattgatattaattagtcgATATTTGcagcatgtctgtttgtgaatAGGCCTACCCGAAAACTTTTCGCATATTCTTTCCATCGACTGTACAGCCACTTCTTCACAAACCAGCTGTTTCTCCATCATCATCTGAACGAAAACACGATGACAGTCTTTCATGGCCATGGCGCCAAGTTACGTCCGGGTAACCGTTACAATTACAACTCCCGGATAAGATTCGAATGTTAAAGCCCGGATGTTTAATGACTGATTACGAGGTCCCCAGCTGGTCAGATCTCGTTGTTTTACGTTTTTCGGTTTTCTCTAATTCTTCTTCTAACGTATTAGGGCCGGCAAGCCGCCCAAGGGTCTCCATCTCGATGTTCTAAAAATTAACCAACTTGTAGAGGTTTTCCACTCAATATGATCTCTGACGTTATCAGCGTCATTGTGATTGCGTGTCTTGTGTGTAGAAGTTGATCATTGAAGACAAGCCAGCGTATTTTTTCGGTCGTAATAAAGagtcatgtgacttccagATTGACCACGCCTCCTGCTCGAGAGTTCATGCTGTTCTCTTGTATCACAAACATTTGCATCGATCTTTTATTGTTGATCTTGGAAGTAGTAAGGATATGATGGATATAGAATGTGGTGACGTTTTGTAAGTGTTCGGTGGTTGGTGTGGATTGTGGGTACAAGGAGAGGGAATCattgggtgtctgtctgtctgtctgtctgtcacatctatttgaacttttatctatgatacattttgcaatgcagggtactatgtctgtctgtctgtctgtctgcctgcctgcctgtctgtctgtctgtatgtctgcctgtctgtctgtctgtctgtatgtttatttgtctatttgtctgtctgtctgtctgtctgtctgtctgtctgtctgtctgtctgtgtgtcaaaGGTATTATATTCTTCCAATGATTGAACATTACAACGACGGCAAGCTAACAAACATATACCAGGACTtaaaacaactaaaactagaAACAATCACAGTTCCAAATATAACACtactgcaaacaacaagaacaaagcaaaacaaaagCTAAGGCTAAACTACACTAAGATGAACAACAGTATGTCAAGCAATCTTCCAGCGCGACGATGACATCTTGTGCTGGATTACGTGGCCACAACACCGTTGCAATTGTACGttgaatctctttctccaataGTCTAGGAACTTGGCAGTGTTGCGCCGACCAGATTCATCCCGTGAACGCAAAGCGAGTGACTGAAGAAATTTCCCCCTCCTTGCCCCATCTACTGAAATGTTTGAGTGCAAGCGACTTCACGATAACTTGCTCACCATCTGGAAGCCTCTGACCCTTGTATTTCGattttttcttcttctctctGCGTTTCGCCGCTGCACCGTCAATTTTAGCAGATGATGGGAAGACCTCGCcactccatgggtgtgccagCGAGATATCCAGATCAATTTCCAGGCTAAGTGAAGCTCCCTGAGACAATCTGCCCAAACCTCTGCAATAGATTCATGGCACCAAATGGGCGCTCCGCCGAATTTACAAGACAAAAGATGATATCCAGTATCATCCAAAGCAGCTCCACATCCACATGAACTTAACCAGTCGGATGAGCAAACCGGCAAATCTAACCTCAGCATGCATGCCAAGCGATATACGCAACAGTCAATTACGAAGCATGCAGAGGAAGGAACTGCACTAATCCAGGCACCCGCACCTTTACCATTTAGAGAACGAAAACGAGCAGCATCCCTCATCGAAACAGACGCTTTCAGAACGTTGTTGAGTGAAGATTCAGCTAACTCAGAAGATAACTTCTTTCGGAACTTGTTGTTTCTGGAAGGTAATCCGACAACTTACTGGCACCAGGAATGAGGCTGCTTAACACAATACCTGTAGGAAATTCTGATGGACTTGCAAAAAAGGAGTCTATAAATGACTTCAAATTGGGGAATCGTAtaggcaagcaaacaaaagccTGAACCCATGAAGCCAAGAAGGCAGAAGGTGAAACAGACTTGACTGAGGACAGACCAAAACCTCCCAGACGGATGGGTAGAGAAGCCTGCCACCACACGTAATCACTAAGATGATCACGGAATCACTGAGatgatctgtctgtccgtctgtctgtctgtcagtctgtctgtctgtcagtctgtctgtctgtctctgtgtgtctgtcttcatcACTTATGATTGTGTCTAAGAGCAAACGTTTTGCTCACATGTGACTCCACTAACGGAGAAGAGAGTGCATGTGGCTATCTGAACACAATGAAGAGTTACTATTGTTAGCTTACCAATAACATTTACTAGAGAGAACAAATGAATGAAGTAACTAACTAATACACCAAACATGATAGCAACACACGTCTCGTTGTTATCACATGTTGAGCACTTAATCATTGacttttagtttgtttgtttaactTAATTTGTTTATCAGTGTGTAGCAATGCTACTTTCTAATGTGTTGACATTTGTCTTGTATTGCAGCTCACGGAACATTTTTGAATGACGTTTGTCTGGAGCCCATGAAACCAACTCCCGTCGAAATTGATTCTTCGTTCTCATTCGGGGCGTCCAGTCGTTCGTATTCTCTAAGAGAAAGACCCCAAACAGTCAACGAAACTGCCACTGAAGACGAGCAGTCAGCAGAAGGAACTCTATTAGGCTTGCCAGATAATGAAGAAAAACTCGATGTTAGAGTAATTGAAATCAatgttatttgtttaattaattaatatacgtGTTTGTTACAAAGGATTTAACCGAGTTCAACACTGCTCATAATAAACGTATTAGCATGATTGGG
Coding sequences:
- the LOC134177060 gene encoding nuclear inhibitor of protein phosphatase 1-like, which codes for MTDYEVPSWAGKPPKGLHLDVLKINQLVEKLIIEDKPAYFFGRNKESCDFQIDHASCSRVHAVLLYHKHLHRSFIVDLGSTHGTFLNDVCLEPMKPTPVEIDSSFSFGASSRSYSLRERPQTVNETATEDEQSAEGTLLGLPDNEEKLDDLTEFNTAHNKRISMIGITEETIKNAATRKRKRHPAVMFRDAEDIINPEDVDPDVGRFRNMVQSTVIAPRKRPHVSSTFSFMSMSHDGMGTATSPTARTPCSPTSLFSSVTVNAAPDISMTPVIAPPPPLSIHTPSFTEELADVKPRKIYAKEAWPGKKPGAGRLI